In Cellvibrio polysaccharolyticus, a genomic segment contains:
- a CDS encoding tryptophan halogenase family protein — protein sequence MQPIKHVVIVGGGTAGWLVAAGVGKMYHGRVNITLVESDAIRTVGVGEATIPTMIAFHKLLDIPEPEVMSAADATFKLGIKFRNWGHIGEEYVHAFGQVGRIFWGGEFQHFWKRGRNLGMDIPFGDFCLENVAARAGRFAVTDNPVLNYAFHIDAGLYAQYMRKFAEGLGVVRHEGTVEHVDLHPESGEIASVRLARGEVISGDLFIDCSGFRAILSEGALKTGYENWQEWLPCDSALAVQVEKAGPTVPYTQATAYGSGWIWEIPLQNRVGAGLVFSSKFADRDWADMTLRQHLKTPMIDEPRLLQFKTGRRKLAWNKNCIAIGLASGFLEPLESTSIHMITSAVIRLLRLFPLNGIQPILVDEYNRQTREEAESIRDFIALHYHATRRNDTPFWDYVRTMSVPDTLRHRFEMFRESGMVFLVGEELFRHNGWTQVLLGQGFEPKLYQPVVDNMSDSELLEYLKGFQEHVAKNTSMLPTHDEFLARYCVSKKTEAAMV from the coding sequence ATGCAACCTATTAAACACGTTGTAATTGTTGGAGGTGGAACCGCTGGCTGGTTGGTCGCGGCGGGCGTCGGGAAAATGTATCACGGGCGAGTCAACATCACGCTGGTTGAATCCGATGCGATTCGTACCGTCGGTGTAGGTGAGGCCACTATCCCTACCATGATTGCCTTTCACAAGTTGCTGGATATTCCTGAGCCGGAAGTGATGAGCGCAGCCGACGCCACCTTCAAGTTGGGCATTAAATTCAGAAATTGGGGACATATCGGTGAAGAGTATGTCCACGCATTTGGGCAAGTGGGGCGTATTTTCTGGGGCGGTGAATTTCAGCATTTCTGGAAGCGTGGCCGCAATCTGGGGATGGATATTCCCTTTGGTGATTTTTGCCTGGAAAACGTAGCCGCCAGAGCCGGACGCTTTGCTGTGACAGACAACCCGGTTCTTAATTATGCCTTCCACATTGATGCCGGCTTGTACGCGCAATATATGCGGAAATTTGCTGAAGGTCTGGGTGTGGTGCGTCATGAAGGAACGGTTGAGCATGTTGATTTGCATCCGGAAAGTGGTGAGATTGCCAGTGTGCGATTAGCCAGGGGCGAAGTGATTAGTGGCGATTTGTTTATTGATTGCTCCGGATTCCGTGCCATCCTCAGCGAGGGCGCGCTCAAAACGGGTTATGAAAATTGGCAGGAATGGTTGCCTTGTGACTCGGCTTTGGCTGTGCAGGTGGAAAAAGCCGGACCCACCGTACCTTACACGCAGGCCACTGCCTATGGTTCCGGTTGGATCTGGGAAATTCCCTTGCAAAACCGTGTTGGTGCAGGGTTGGTGTTTTCCAGTAAATTTGCCGATCGTGATTGGGCTGATATGACGTTACGTCAGCACCTTAAAACGCCAATGATTGATGAACCGCGCTTATTGCAATTCAAGACCGGCAGAAGAAAGCTTGCCTGGAACAAAAATTGTATTGCTATCGGTTTGGCATCAGGTTTTCTTGAGCCGCTTGAATCCACTAGTATTCACATGATCACTTCGGCGGTTATTCGTTTGCTCCGCTTGTTTCCATTAAATGGTATTCAGCCGATTTTGGTGGATGAATACAACCGGCAAACACGTGAAGAAGCGGAGAGCATTCGTGATTTTATTGCGCTGCATTATCATGCTACCCGCCGTAACGACACACCTTTCTGGGATTATGTACGAACCATGTCGGTTCCGGATACTTTGCGTCATCGCTTTGAAATGTTCCGTGAAAGCGGTATGGTTTTTCTGGTGGGAGAAGAGTTGTTCCGCCACAACGGTTGGACCCAGGTATTGTTGGGGCAGGGCTTTGAGCCCAAACTCTATCAGCCGGTGGTTGATAATATGAGTGACAGTGAGCTGCTTGAATACTTGAAAGGTTTTCAGGAGCATGTGGCTAAAAATACCTCTATGTTACCCACGCATGACGAGTTTCTCGCGAGATACTGTGTCTCGAAGAAAACAGAAGCAGCGATGGTTTGA
- a CDS encoding SapC family protein: MSQYQLLNNVKHKDLKILTRRGADVGDAVSGCVVYPTELNELQKHYPVVFQKQDDGSWLLIALFGFENNENLFLENDIWNAPYIPAVIEREPFLIGFQERQGQQPEPVVHVDLNSPRISKDGSGEAVFLEYGGNAPFLSRVTSILTVVHEGVAETERMLKAFIALDLIAPFSLEMEFENSTKFQTSRYATIDKEKLLTLSDEQVGQLHRSGLLRYAYLINGSMSNMQHLVNVKNSRLRQGR; the protein is encoded by the coding sequence ATGAGCCAGTATCAATTGCTCAATAACGTTAAGCACAAAGATCTTAAAATTCTTACCCGCCGTGGCGCTGATGTCGGCGATGCTGTCAGTGGTTGTGTGGTATATCCCACCGAATTGAATGAACTGCAAAAACATTACCCGGTGGTTTTTCAAAAGCAGGACGATGGCTCCTGGTTATTAATCGCTTTATTCGGTTTTGAAAATAATGAAAATTTATTTCTCGAAAACGATATCTGGAATGCGCCTTATATTCCTGCTGTCATCGAGCGGGAGCCATTTTTAATTGGTTTTCAGGAGCGCCAGGGGCAACAACCCGAGCCGGTGGTTCATGTGGATTTGAATAGTCCCAGAATCAGCAAAGATGGCAGCGGTGAAGCGGTGTTTCTGGAATATGGCGGCAATGCGCCCTTTTTAAGCCGTGTTACCAGCATCCTGACGGTAGTTCATGAAGGTGTTGCTGAAACCGAGCGCATGTTAAAAGCATTCATCGCGCTGGATTTGATCGCCCCGTTTTCTTTGGAGATGGAATTTGAGAATTCCACAAAATTTCAGACATCCCGTTATGCCACTATTGATAAAGAAAAGCTGCTGACCTTGTCGGATGAGCAAGTAGGGCAGCTGCATCGTTCAGGCTTATTGCGCTATGCATATTTGATTAATGGTTCAATGAGTAATATGCAACATCTGGTTAACGTTAAAAATTCCCGTCTTCGTCAGGGTCGATAA
- a CDS encoding tryptophan halogenase family protein codes for MQKRVVILGGGTAGWIVAARLAAEGLSVDGQPVAITLIESSDVPTIGVGEGTWPSMRSTLEKIGIPEKEFLQVCHAAFKQGSRFVNWCKGQGEAYDHPFTMPVGMGRHALGKAFSKQNSAIDFSHWACLQSAMIDAGKSPKQPQTPDYAGVFNYGYHLDAGRFADLLKRHAVDRLGVTHCIGHFSSAELDEKGWISALLLNDDRRIEGDFFIDASGTHNKLIGGCIESPFISLKDVSPNDSALALPVAYTNAASPIESATLSTAQGAGWIWDIGLQHRRGTGYVYASAFTDDQAALDTLAAYARNINPAVDVSTARKLMINPGYRARPWVNNCVAVGMASGFIEPLEASALVMVELTASYLCEHLPAPTSAFEGIAARYNALFTERWSRIRDFLQLHYHLSERRDTAYWKAVTEDIPLSDRLSGLLEEWKYRDPVLNDFGHYMELFPPASYLYVLLGMRPQHLQNSVGKKTDGAAQLLADIAANEQKRAHYLAHLPDNRSYFNTFIRQPEMA; via the coding sequence ATGCAGAAACGGGTTGTTATTCTCGGAGGTGGTACTGCAGGTTGGATTGTAGCGGCAAGGCTCGCTGCAGAAGGTCTGTCTGTTGATGGCCAACCAGTGGCAATTACCCTGATTGAGTCGTCAGATGTTCCTACTATTGGCGTAGGCGAGGGCACCTGGCCCAGCATGCGTTCTACGCTCGAAAAAATTGGCATTCCTGAAAAAGAGTTTTTACAAGTTTGCCACGCGGCTTTCAAACAAGGTTCGCGGTTTGTGAATTGGTGTAAAGGTCAGGGTGAAGCCTATGATCATCCTTTCACAATGCCTGTTGGCATGGGCCGACATGCGCTGGGTAAAGCGTTTTCCAAACAAAATTCTGCTATTGATTTCAGTCATTGGGCTTGCTTGCAAAGTGCCATGATTGATGCGGGCAAATCGCCCAAGCAACCTCAAACGCCTGACTATGCCGGCGTATTCAATTACGGTTACCACCTCGATGCCGGCCGCTTTGCTGATTTGCTGAAGCGCCATGCTGTTGATCGTCTGGGGGTGACGCATTGCATTGGCCATTTCTCATCTGCCGAACTGGATGAAAAAGGCTGGATTTCTGCTCTATTGCTCAATGATGATCGCCGTATTGAAGGCGATTTTTTTATTGATGCCAGCGGCACTCATAACAAGCTGATTGGCGGCTGTATTGAAAGTCCGTTTATTTCCTTAAAAGATGTTTCTCCCAATGACAGTGCGCTGGCACTCCCCGTAGCTTATACGAATGCGGCCTCACCTATTGAAAGTGCAACTCTGTCTACCGCGCAGGGTGCCGGCTGGATTTGGGATATTGGTTTGCAACATCGCCGTGGCACCGGCTACGTTTATGCCAGTGCATTTACCGACGACCAGGCGGCGCTGGATACCCTGGCTGCTTATGCGCGCAACATTAATCCGGCGGTGGATGTAAGCACCGCTCGCAAACTGATGATTAATCCGGGTTATCGGGCCCGTCCGTGGGTGAATAATTGCGTGGCGGTGGGCATGGCCTCGGGTTTTATCGAACCTCTGGAGGCGTCGGCGCTGGTAATGGTTGAGCTGACGGCTTCTTACTTGTGTGAGCATTTACCCGCACCGACCTCTGCATTTGAAGGCATTGCTGCACGTTACAACGCACTCTTTACCGAGCGATGGTCAAGAATTCGCGATTTCCTCCAGTTGCATTATCACCTGAGCGAGCGCCGTGACACGGCTTACTGGAAAGCAGTTACAGAAGATATTCCGTTATCTGATCGGCTCAGCGGATTACTGGAAGAGTGGAAATACCGCGATCCTGTACTGAACGATTTTGGTCATTACATGGAGCTGTTTCCGCCCGCCAGCTATTTGTATGTTTTATTGGGCATGCGACCGCAGCACCTGCAAAACAGCGTGGGTAAAAAAACCGATGGGGCAGCACAGCTGCTGGCAGACATTGCAGCCAACGAACAAAAACGTGCCCACTATCTGGCGCATTTGCCGGACAATCGCAGTTACTTTAATACTTTTATCCGCCAGCCCGAGATGGCATAA
- a CDS encoding TonB-dependent receptor, with translation MYKTKNLKRKLLATAIASSVVAGFHAPVMAQSGAVEEVVVTGIRSSVIQSMDTKRNAVGVVDAISSEDIGKMPDSNLAESLQRITGLSINRSDGEGSRVTARGIGAELNMVTLNGRVMPAVANGDTGDSATRAYDFANLASESVFGVDVYKTGRADVATGGLGATINIKTLRPLEAGSRATVAAKAIQDSTARSAVSDKITPEVSGLFSWVNDDDTFGVALSGSFQRRDSSNANNFVNNWNNLNAWDSEALTRFHRDANGNPDAVINNAPADGQLYALPSDLRYEVQDNRRERSNAQAVVQFKPIERLTATLDYTFSELDRQSERAQQSTWFNTGAISELTFDNGAVRTPVLYRETYDGTKDVSFAAGRLNSLTQNNSFGVNLAFEVNDQLNLGLDYHTSSANNYSQVLEMGLNANIVTGQFTDWSRKMPLMSVTVNDCLERDRPPRDVYTNGNCNGIVDGGDVSGAMSNSPRSHTRTEIEQLQLVGDFQFNGKGFFENAGLKFGIEQREDVNFARASGDSRSGVGNWDGVDPALFPDHYFESRDFGKDFPDFGATTNDPLWFVGVDANLDKMVETAEAINASGKHPSDFYDFVNGKIQWNGIYTTNRIVEEKSKSAFLQFNSNFDIAGLDSNIVVGLRYEETDVTTSSAVNEPGLIWWYGGNDMTAIPKTGDKTNLSESGSYDYLLPNIDFDISPLENLKVRLSFSETIGRPGYADLRPNVAINSPYERTANGGSPGLKPMESKNFDISTEWYYNEDSYVSVGYFRKDINGFIGSKVFEENVYGLRDVRLGQIAQQGIASGIAPSDEQGLNDYVLAAYQADPALRQYIADNGIWVRATENDPLITWDVSRPINDEKSVIDGFELAAQHWFGESGFGVQANYTMVDSDVAFDNLATGGQFAMTGLSDTANVVGFYDKDAWQIRVAYNWRDSFLLSRTAGGGNEPQYVEDYSQIDVSIGYEINENLTLTAEGINVTGENYRTHGRSKAQLLSLEDLGARYQLGLRYTF, from the coding sequence ATGTATAAAACTAAAAACCTTAAGAGAAAGTTACTGGCTACGGCCATTGCTTCCTCTGTAGTAGCCGGCTTCCATGCGCCAGTAATGGCTCAGAGCGGCGCGGTAGAAGAGGTTGTTGTTACCGGTATCCGTAGTTCTGTTATTCAGTCTATGGACACCAAACGTAATGCTGTGGGTGTGGTTGATGCGATTTCTTCTGAAGACATCGGTAAAATGCCAGACTCCAACCTTGCAGAATCTCTGCAGCGTATCACTGGTCTTTCTATTAACCGTTCAGACGGTGAAGGTTCTCGTGTAACAGCTCGTGGTATTGGCGCCGAGCTGAACATGGTTACCTTGAATGGTCGTGTAATGCCTGCGGTAGCCAACGGCGACACGGGCGACTCTGCTACCCGTGCTTACGACTTCGCCAACCTGGCTTCCGAGTCAGTATTTGGTGTAGATGTATACAAAACCGGTCGCGCGGATGTGGCTACCGGTGGTCTGGGTGCAACGATCAACATCAAAACGCTGCGTCCGCTGGAAGCGGGCAGCCGTGCAACCGTTGCAGCCAAAGCTATCCAGGACAGCACTGCTCGTTCTGCAGTAAGTGACAAAATCACCCCGGAAGTTTCAGGCTTGTTCTCCTGGGTTAACGACGATGACACCTTTGGTGTTGCTTTGTCCGGCTCTTTCCAGCGTCGTGACAGCTCCAATGCCAACAACTTCGTGAACAACTGGAATAACCTGAATGCATGGGATAGCGAAGCGCTGACACGTTTCCACCGTGACGCGAATGGTAATCCGGACGCAGTTATTAACAATGCACCGGCTGATGGTCAGCTGTACGCATTGCCATCGGATTTGCGTTACGAGGTTCAGGACAACCGTCGTGAGCGTAGCAACGCCCAGGCAGTGGTTCAGTTCAAGCCTATCGAACGTTTGACTGCTACTTTGGACTACACCTTCTCCGAGCTTGATCGTCAATCAGAACGTGCCCAGCAATCTACCTGGTTTAACACCGGTGCAATTTCCGAACTGACCTTTGACAACGGCGCCGTACGTACTCCTGTTCTGTACCGTGAAACTTACGACGGCACCAAGGACGTTTCCTTTGCAGCTGGTCGTTTGAACTCTCTTACCCAAAATAACTCTTTCGGGGTTAACTTGGCGTTTGAAGTTAATGATCAATTGAACCTGGGTCTTGATTACCACACCTCCAGTGCTAACAACTACAGCCAGGTGTTGGAAATGGGTCTTAACGCTAACATCGTAACCGGTCAATTTACTGACTGGTCTCGTAAAATGCCGTTGATGAGCGTAACCGTCAATGACTGTCTGGAGCGTGATCGTCCACCGCGTGATGTTTACACCAACGGTAACTGTAACGGTATCGTAGACGGTGGTGACGTGAGCGGTGCGATGAGTAACAGCCCGCGTTCTCACACCCGTACCGAAATTGAGCAGTTGCAACTGGTTGGTGACTTCCAGTTCAATGGTAAAGGCTTCTTCGAAAATGCCGGTTTGAAATTCGGTATTGAACAGCGTGAAGATGTTAACTTCGCAAGAGCGTCTGGTGACAGCCGTTCCGGCGTGGGCAACTGGGATGGTGTTGATCCGGCTCTGTTCCCGGACCACTATTTCGAAAGCCGCGACTTCGGTAAGGATTTCCCGGACTTCGGTGCTACTACCAACGATCCGCTCTGGTTTGTTGGCGTAGATGCCAATCTGGATAAAATGGTTGAAACTGCTGAAGCTATTAATGCTTCCGGCAAGCATCCTTCCGATTTCTACGATTTCGTGAATGGCAAAATTCAATGGAATGGTATTTACACAACCAACCGTATTGTTGAAGAAAAGAGTAAATCTGCTTTCTTGCAATTCAACTCCAACTTCGACATCGCCGGACTGGATTCCAACATCGTAGTAGGTTTGCGTTATGAAGAAACTGACGTAACTACCAGCTCCGCGGTTAATGAGCCAGGTCTGATCTGGTGGTACGGCGGTAACGATATGACCGCTATCCCGAAAACCGGTGACAAGACCAATCTGAGCGAGAGTGGTTCTTATGATTATCTGTTGCCTAACATAGACTTCGATATCAGCCCGCTCGAAAACCTTAAAGTGCGTTTATCTTTCAGCGAAACCATAGGTCGCCCGGGTTATGCTGATTTGCGTCCTAATGTGGCCATCAATAGCCCATACGAGCGCACCGCAAACGGCGGATCTCCAGGCTTGAAGCCAATGGAATCCAAAAACTTTGATATATCTACCGAGTGGTATTACAACGAAGACAGTTACGTTTCCGTTGGTTACTTCCGGAAGGATATTAATGGATTTATTGGTTCCAAAGTATTCGAAGAAAACGTTTATGGTTTGAGAGATGTTCGTCTGGGGCAAATTGCCCAGCAAGGTATCGCTTCAGGTATTGCACCAAGTGATGAGCAGGGTTTGAATGATTATGTACTTGCTGCATATCAGGCAGATCCAGCACTTCGTCAGTACATTGCTGATAACGGTATATGGGTGAGAGCCACCGAAAACGATCCTTTGATTACATGGGACGTTAGCCGTCCGATTAATGATGAAAAATCTGTTATCGACGGTTTTGAATTGGCTGCTCAACACTGGTTCGGTGAAAGTGGTTTTGGTGTGCAGGCTAACTACACCATGGTAGATTCGGATGTTGCTTTCGACAACCTGGCTACCGGTGGACAATTTGCCATGACTGGCTTGTCTGATACCGCCAACGTGGTTGGTTTTTATGACAAGGACGCATGGCAGATTCGTGTTGCCTACAACTGGCGTGACAGCTTCCTGTTGAGCCGTACTGCTGGCGGTGGTAATGAGCCACAATACGTTGAAGATTACTCACAAATCGACGTATCCATCGGTTACGAGATCAACGAGAATCTGACTCTGACTGCTGAAGGCATCAACGTGACTGGCGAAAACTACCGTACACACGGTCGTTCAAAAGCACAGTTGTTGTCTCTGGAAGATCTGGGTGCGCGTTATCAGTTGGGCCTGCGTTATACTTTCTAA
- the mnmA gene encoding tRNA 2-thiouridine(34) synthase MnmA, with protein sequence MSSPATTPNPSSIKVIVGMSGGVDSSVSALLLQQQGYQVEGLFMKNWDEDDGTEYCTAMADLADAERVCERLGITLHTANFAAEYWDNVFEHFLEEYKAGRTPNPDILCNREIKFKVFLEYARRLGGDLIATGHYVRRADRDGHTLLLKGLDDNKDQSYFLHAVGEAEFARSLFPVGELEKPEVRRIAEQHQLVTHNKKDSTGICFIGERRFKDFLQQYLPAQPGVIETTEGVVIGEHAGLMYHTIGQRQGLGIGGVKGAGEAPWFVVEKDLARNVLVVAQGTDHPSLYHNRLYAGQVHWINTAPTGTFRCSAKVRYRQADQACEVNLADDGKLVVIFDEPQRAITPGQSVVFYQDDICLGGAVIEMTDNTGDPA encoded by the coding sequence ATGTCTTCACCCGCTACTACGCCCAATCCCTCCTCCATCAAAGTCATTGTCGGTATGTCCGGCGGTGTTGATTCATCGGTTTCTGCCTTGTTGTTGCAACAGCAGGGCTACCAGGTGGAAGGCTTGTTCATGAAAAACTGGGACGAGGATGACGGCACCGAATATTGCACCGCCATGGCAGACCTGGCCGACGCCGAACGGGTGTGCGAGCGTCTGGGTATTACCCTGCACACCGCCAACTTTGCGGCCGAATATTGGGATAACGTATTTGAACACTTTCTCGAAGAGTACAAAGCCGGCCGAACACCCAACCCGGATATCCTCTGTAACCGTGAAATCAAGTTTAAAGTGTTTCTCGAATACGCCCGGCGGCTGGGCGGCGATCTGATTGCCACCGGCCATTATGTTCGCCGGGCTGACCGTGACGGTCATACCCTGCTGCTTAAAGGCCTGGATGACAACAAGGATCAAAGCTACTTTTTGCATGCGGTGGGCGAAGCAGAATTTGCCCGTTCGCTGTTCCCGGTGGGCGAACTGGAAAAACCGGAGGTTCGCCGTATCGCCGAGCAGCACCAACTGGTCACACACAACAAGAAAGACAGCACCGGTATTTGCTTTATTGGTGAGCGCCGCTTCAAGGATTTTTTACAGCAGTATTTGCCGGCACAACCCGGCGTTATTGAGACCACCGAAGGGGTGGTTATTGGCGAGCACGCGGGGTTGATGTACCACACCATTGGCCAGCGCCAGGGGTTGGGAATCGGCGGGGTAAAAGGTGCAGGTGAAGCGCCCTGGTTTGTTGTAGAAAAAGATCTGGCGCGCAATGTACTGGTAGTTGCCCAGGGAACAGATCATCCGTCGCTTTACCACAATCGTTTGTATGCAGGACAGGTGCACTGGATTAACACCGCGCCAACCGGGACGTTTCGCTGCAGCGCCAAAGTTCGCTACCGTCAGGCGGATCAGGCCTGTGAAGTCAATCTGGCAGACGATGGCAAACTGGTGGTGATATTTGATGAACCGCAACGCGCTATCACCCCCGGCCAATCGGTAGTTTTCTACCAGGATGACATCTGTCTGGGCGGTGCGGTGATTGAAATGACCGATAATACCGGTGATCCGGCATAA
- the hflD gene encoding high frequency lysogenization protein HflD, whose product MNKWENISIALAGLFQATGLVEQLAKTGYVPTDAYRTSIESLLVMNPDNTLDVYGGSVANLRQGLEWLRDVLQNGQAAHADALRYSLGVLHLQKKLSADKAMLKEVGTRLQQAAHQAEHFSSTHDNVIANIGGLYTDTISTFRFRIQVSGDYNYLQQQRIAHQVRALLFAGIRSAILWRQVGGNRWQLLLGRKKILGSVEHLLRSIPD is encoded by the coding sequence GTGAACAAGTGGGAAAACATCAGTATCGCACTGGCAGGACTTTTTCAGGCGACCGGACTGGTTGAGCAGCTGGCAAAAACCGGCTATGTACCAACCGACGCTTATCGCACCAGCATAGAAAGCCTGCTGGTGATGAATCCTGACAATACCCTCGACGTTTATGGCGGCTCTGTTGCCAATTTGCGCCAAGGGCTGGAGTGGTTGCGCGACGTATTACAGAACGGCCAGGCAGCACATGCCGATGCCTTGCGTTACAGCCTTGGCGTTCTGCATTTACAAAAAAAGCTATCCGCTGATAAAGCCATGTTGAAAGAAGTGGGCACCCGCCTGCAACAGGCGGCGCATCAAGCCGAGCATTTTTCCAGTACCCATGACAATGTGATCGCCAATATCGGCGGCTTGTATACCGACACCATCAGCACCTTTCGCTTTCGCATTCAGGTCAGTGGTGATTACAACTATTTGCAGCAACAGCGTATTGCCCATCAGGTTCGCGCGCTGTTATTTGCGGGCATACGCTCCGCTATTTTATGGCGCCAGGTGGGTGGCAATCGTTGGCAACTGTTATTAGGCAGAAAGAAAATTCTCGGCAGCGTTGAACATTTGCTTCGTTCAATCCCGGACTGA